Genomic window (Flavobacteriales bacterium):
TGTACCAACCCCAAGTACCAGTTCCATTTACCGTGGCAGGCGGCGTGCCGGGCACCAAGGTGCTCATGTCCCAACCGGGCCCGAAGTCGGCAATGATCCCATGGAACCAGTTGGAATTGGTGAGCGACCAACCGGAAATGGTCACGCAGAAAGTCACCGTCTGCCCGCACGCGTAGGTGCCATTTGTGGGAGGAGGCGAAGCGTTCGCGGTGTATGACGTGACGCACCCCGCATTCACTGGAAGTCGCAATAACACGACCAAGAGCACGGTTGCCACGGAAAATCGGGACAAGTTGAGATCTACCATGGTCGATCGAGCATGCTCACGCTGGGAAAGGTAGGAGGAAAGATCGTCCGACCGCAAAGCCGGCCCACCTTCATGGATCATGACGGGGGATCCCGGACCTGCGACCGCTCAGATCGACAAAATGTGCAGGATCCGGAGCAGGTCCTCTTCCAATTGCTTCGTCTTACCCAACACCACCGTGAAGGGAATAAGCGCGATCTTTCCGAGCCTTTCACCCACCATGGTGTCCGTGTGCCCCGCTATCAGGGCCTCCACGGCAGCAACCCCGGACCGACTGGCCAGTATGCGGTCCGCGACGGAAGGATTCCCACCCCGCTGAACATGGCCGAGCACGCTCACCCGGGTGTCATAATGATGGTAGCGCTCCTTCACCTTTCTGGCGACCTCGTACGCGCCTCCCTCTTCGTCACCTTCCGCCACGATCACGATCACGGAGGACTTCGAGGTTTCTGCATGTTCCAGTGCTGCGATCAGCTCATCAATGCCCTGGTCACGTTCAGGGACCATGATGTATTCCGCGCCCGCAGCAATACCGCATTGGAGCGCGATCGCTCCGCAGGTGCGGCCCATCACTTCCACAAAAAACATCCGGTCGTGCGAGGAGGCCGTGTCGCGTATGCGGTCCACGGCCTCCATGGCGGTGTTGGTGGCTGTATCGAACCCGATGGTGGTATCGGTGCCGGCCAGGTCGTTGTCGATCGTGCCGGTGATCCCGACAACGGGCACCCCATGTTCCCGGGAGAATTGGGCCGCTCCTCTGAAGGTGCCGTCCCCGCCGATCGCCACGATCCCGTCAATGCCGTGCCGGTCCAGCGTGGCTTTTGCCAGCGATCGCCCCTCCACAGTGTGGAAGGCCGCACTGCGGGCGGAGCGAAGTATGGTGCCGCCACGTTGAATGATGTTGCTCACATCGCGGACTTCCATTTTCCGCACCTCATCCTCGATCAGCCCGTCGTATCCGCCATAGATCCCGCTCACGGCCAGACCGTGGAAATGCGCGGTCCGCACCACCGCACGGATAGCGGCGTTCATCCCAGGGGCATCACCTCCGGAGGTGAATACGCCGATATGTGAGACGCTCCGTTCTGTATCCGACATTTCCCTCATGTGCTGGCGCCGGTCCGGGCCTCCTTCAAGCCGAGTTCACGCAACCGTTCCTTGATCAAGGGGTATTGAGGACACGACCGGTCCAGCGCGCCGCCCAGCAAGAGCCCGAGCAGATAGATCCTTTGGTCCTGGTCAGGGAAGCGATGGAGGATCTCGAGCACTTCCCCGGAATGATGCATCACAGCGGTGTTCAGGCAGTGCCGCACCGCAAGGTCAAAGGAGCGGTCATCACTGGAGGGGTTGATCTCCCCCATGCAGGAACAGAGATCGTTGGCCAGATGTGAGGGCGGAACAGCCCGTTGGCCCGAGGCGGAAAGGACTACGCCGGTGAATACGAAAGCAAGGACAAAACGGAGATGGTTCAGGAGGGCCATGGAACGGTAAAAATAATCCTAAGGTCCATAGTAGTGACCGGGAGTGCCCGGCCTCCTGATACTTTTGTTCCGCATGCGCTGTTCCACATCCCGCTTGGCCTCCGCAACGTTGCTTTTAGCGGTGATGTTGTTCACGGCCTTGCCGCGAACGTTCTTTCACCATTGTGAGGAAGGTGCATCGTCCGCTGATCTCCATATCCTTTCGGGTACGTTGCATGCGAACACACATTGCCCGATCTGCGAAGCCCCGTTCCCCAATTGTGACGGTGTGGCCGACCTCTCTTTCCATATGGAGGAGGCCCTGCTGGGGACAAGGGTCATCCTGCCGGCCCTTGTCCCGGTGTATTCCGTGCCGACGACGCTCCGGTTGCGCGGCCCTCCCAAGCTGAGTTGATGCCTGCCGAAGCGCGGGCAAGAGTGGTCCATTGATCACCAGAGGTCGCTCCATGCGGCTCCAAATAGTTCTCATGACACAGATCCGGACCGGTGTTTTCACACCCTCCGTGCCTTTGGCTGCAGTGGAAAAAGACGATGGAAGTTCCATCCAGTTTGGTCCGGTCATGTCGGCAAGACAATTGAAACGAATGAAACGAATGAAACGAGTGTTCGAACTGATCATCCTGCTCATTTTCGCCATACCCGCTTTTGCGGTGTCGGCCGGAACGGATGTCAAGACATCCCTCACCGGCAAGGTGACTGACAAGGCCACCGATGAAACGATCCCGGGGGCGGAAGTGTATTTCCCGGACCTGCGCACGGGTGCCGTCACGGATATCAACGGTAACTATGCCGTGCATGATCTGCCGGTCACGAAGGCCTTGGTGAAAGTGAGCATGGTGGGCTATGCAACGATCACTATGACAATCGACCTGAGCACGGTGACCACGATGGATTTCGCACTTCCGGGATCGGTGACAGAGATGCATGACGTGGTGGTTACCGGCACTTCCAAGGCCACCGAACTGAAGCGGGATCCAGTGCCGATGGCGATGGTGAGCCGGACTTTCCTGCGGGAAAATGCTTCCAGCAATGCGATCGAAACGCTGGGCAAGGTCCCCGGTGTGAGCACTGTGAGCACCGGCCCGAATGTCTCAAAGCCTTATATCCGCGGCTTGGGCGGGAACCGCGTGCTCACCCTTTTCGACGGCGTGCGTCAGGAAGGCCAACAGTGGGGCGAAGAGCACGGCGTGGAGGTCGATCAGTTCCTCGTTGACCGCGTGGAGGTGGTGAAGGGCCCGGCCAGCCTGATGTACGGCTCCGATGCCTTGGCCGGTGTGATCAACCTGCTCCCGGCACCACCGGTTCCGGTAGGCACCCTGAAGGGCAGCGTGCTCGGCGCCTACGACACGAACAACAAGGGTATCAATGGCTCGGTCAACATCGATGGGAACAATGGGAAGTTGCTCTACGGTGGCCGTATTTCAGGAAAGACCGCCAGCGATTATCAGAACAGGTATGATGGACATGTCTATGGCACGAAGTTCAGGGAGAAAGATGTCGATGGCTACGTCGGTATAAACCGGGCTTGGGGTTTTGCCCGCTTGAATGTCAGCGCCTATGACAACGTTCAGGAGGTCCCCGATGGTAGCCGCGATAGCACCTCGCGCAGATTCACGTATCAGGTGGACGAGGCCGATACGGTCCGCCCCATCGTGCCCGATCCGGTTTTAAATTCCTACGACATCTCCACGCTGCATCAGCGTGTGCAGTACTACCGGGCCTATTCCATGGCAAGCTTCAATCTTGGGGATAGCAGGCTCACGGCCAACCTCGGCTTTTCGCGCAGCATCAGGCGCGAATACACCCATCCGGGACATGCCGACCTCGCGGGCCTCTACCTGTCCTTGAGCACATTTTCCTACGATCTGAAATACCATTTCGCGGAGCACAACGGATGGGAACCGACGGTGGGGTTGAACGGCATGTACCAGGCCAATGATGCGTCCAAGGGTACCGAGCTCGTTGTGCCTAACTATTACCAATTCGATATCGGGCCCTTCGTGCATGTAAAAAAGATCCTGGGCAAGTTCGATTTCTCAGGCGGCCTTCGCTATGACATCCGGGACTACCATGGCGATGCGATGTACACCCGCACCGATCCCGTGACGGGCTTTGATGTGAGCACGGAGCCGGTCCCAGGGGATACGAATATTGTGAAGCAGTTCGACCCCTACGTCCACACCTTTTCCGGTGGTAGTGGCAGCATCGGAGCAGCATGGAATGTGAACGATCGCCTCACGTTCAAGGCCAACATCGGCAGGGGCTACCGCGCGCCAAGCGCCGCCGAGACTTCCGCAAAGGGCGTCCATCCCGGCACGGGGCTACAGCAGCTCGGCGAGGCGAACTTGAAGCCAGAGTTCAATCTGCAGGAGGACCTCGGCTTCTTCTACGATGGCACGCATGTCAGCGCCAGCGTGGAGCTCTTCAACAACGCCATCCAAAACTACGTCTACAATGAGAAGCTCGCCAGCATGAGCGGCGGTGATTCGCTCTTCACGCAGGGGAGCACTGACTATCCCGTATTCAAATTCCGCCAGACCACCGCGCAACTTTATGGTGGGGAGATCAGCATCGACATCCATCCGCACCCGTTGGACCAGCTGCATTTTGAGAACACGCTTTCGGTGGTACTTGCGGAGAACAGGGGCGGCAGTGGTGCATCGCTCTCGGACAGCACGCGCTACCTGCCGCTGATCCCGCCGCTGCACACCAACACCGAACTCCGTTGGGACATGCCCAAGGGTATAGGTCGTTTCAAACGCATGTTCGCGAAGGTGGGCGTGCAGGTGTACGCCGCTCAGGACAGGTTCTTCGGTGCATACGGTACGGAGACGTACACGCCCGGATATACGTTGTTGGACGCGGGTATCGGCGGTGATGTGGTGAACAAGACCGGCCGTACGCTCTTCACCGTTACGTTATTGGGTTCCAACCTCGCCGATATCGGATACCAGAGCAACATGAGCCGCTTGAAGTACATGGACGATTATCCGGTGAACGGTACCGGTCGTAACGGTATCTACAACATGGGCCGATATGTGAGCATCAAGGTCGTCGTGCCCATTGACCTGAAGAAGAAAGAAGCACTGACGGTTCAGTAGAAAGTTTGCAGTTGGCAGTGGCAGTCTGCAGCAGTCCGATCACTGATCACTGATATACCTCTGCGGCGATCTTTCCCTACTTATCGAACCCGTTCGGGAACTGCTGCCGCATCGCCTTTATGCCTTCCTTCACCTTATCCTCCTGCTCTCCCTTGAAGGCCGCGAGTTTCTCAGCGAGCTTTTCATTGGAAGTGGCGAGGATCTGCACGGCCAACAAGCCTGCGTTGCGCGCGCCGTTCAGGGCTACCGTGGCCACCGGGACACCGGCCGGCATTTGCAGAATGCTCAACAATGAATCCCAGCCGTCGATGCTGTTGCGGCTTTTGATGGGAACGCCGATGACGGGGAGTATGGTCAAGGATGCCACCATGCCCGGCAGATGCGCCGCACCTCCCGCTCCAGCGATGATCACCTTCAATCCGCGGTCCGCAGCGCCCTTCGCATAGGCCACCATGCGGTCGGGAGTGCGGTGCGCGCTCACCACCGTCACCTCGTATTCCACCCCGAACTCCTTCACTGTATCCACCGCTTCGCGCATCGTTTCCAGATCGCTACGGCTGCCCATGATGATCCCGATCATTGCCTTGTTTGTTTGACAGGGGCTCGCGCTCCCCGTGTTTCAGTCTTTTGCTGCGCCGGCACCATCTTCCCATGCGCCTTGATGATGCTGATAGCCTGGTCCACCCTTTTCTGTGTGGGTGCGACGACCGTCACATGGCCCATTTTCCTTCCTGTGCGCGTCTCGTGCTTGCCGTAAAGGTGGATGAAGGTGCCCGGCACTTCCAGCAATTCTTCGGTTCCGAGCAGTTGCGGTGCGCCTGTGCCGCCCTCGCCCACGATGTTCACCATCGCTGCTTCGCCATGCATCCGCGTATCGCCCGCAGGCCAACCCATGTAGGCGCGCAACAACTGGTCGTACTGTGAACTGGCACAGGCTTCAATGGTGAAGTGTCCGCTGTTGTGCGCACGCGGCGCGGTCTCGTTCACCACTAGCTGATCATCCGGTGTGAGGAACATCTCCACCGCGTAGATCCCAGGTGCGCCGAACGCATCAGCAACAGCAGTCCCGAGCTGCTTCGCACGCCTGAGCACCGAAGCGTCACATCGCCCAGGGGCGAGCAACACATCGACCATGTTCAACGCTGGGTCGAAGACCATCTCGACCGGATCGTATACCACCGTGTTCCCGTCCGCTCCGCGCACGGCGATCACCGCCAGTTCCTTCGCGATGGGAATGCGCTTTTCCAGTACGCACGGTCCGTCAAATGCATTGGCGATGTCCGTGGTATTCGTGATCGGCATCACGCCCTTGCCGTCGTAACCGCCGGTGCGCGTCTTCAAGAAGGCGGGGAGGAACCCGGCGTGCGTGGCGATCTCCGATGGGTTGTCGATCAACACGAAGGACGATGTGGGGATGCCGTGCTTCACGTAGAATTCCTTCTGTAGGCCCTTGTCCTGAATGGTACGCAAGGTCGCTGAGGAAGGGATGACCGTTTTGCCTTGGCTCTCCAGTTCCTCCAGCGCTTCGGTGCTCACATGCTCGATCTCGATCCCCACCACGTCAGCATCGGCGGCAAAGTGCAGGACGGTATCGTGATCGTCGAAGCGGCCTTGGGTGAAGCTGGATGCGAGATGCGCGCAGGGGCACTCCGGATCGGGGTCCAGCACATGCACCTCCACATCGTAGCGCAAGGCGTTCTCAATGAACATGCGGCCGAGCTGGCCTCCGCCGAGCAGGGCTATGCGCCGTGGTCGCTCCATGGCCGCGAAGATACCGGAGGGAGGGTAACCTTCAGGCCGGATCAACGGCGGTGCCGCTTCCGGGAGAACTGCATGAAGCGATGACCGATGGTCAGTTGCAGGGTACGGTTACTCGGGTACAGTGCTCGATCCTCGGCCAAGGTGTTGCTCAGGCCGGTGAAATAACGCAGGGTGAGGTCGATGCCGGACATTGTTCCGATCCCCAAGCCGATGTTCAGGCCGAGGTCCAATTGGCTCACTTGGTCGCTGATATCGGTCCCGTCAGCTTTGGCGAGGATCAGATAGCCGCCTTGCACCCCGGCTTGGATCTGGAATGTCGGGCTGAGGAACAGCTTCAGGCTCACCGGCACGATGGCGCTGACGTTTCGCATGGTTGAGCGCCCGCCGTCGGGCAGGTCACGTGCCGCACCCTGTAACGAGATCAGCAGTTCCGGTTGGATCTCCACTCGATTACCGGCCCAGATGGGCACATAGAGCCCGGCCACAAATCCGGGCACCGGCCTGTAGTTCACCGCCTCGGAGCGCCAAGTGGCGGCTTGTGGACCGCCCATGTAACCAAGCCCGGATCGTGATGGGCGTTGGGCCTGACCGATCAAAGGGTAGGCCAGTATGGCCAGTAGGAGCGGGATGGAGCGCGAATGCATGGCAGTGCGGGTAAGCACGTGCCTTTACGCAACGGCCCGGTTGAAGTTTCCCGTTTTTGCTGGCAATTGGACAAGCTCGGCAATAAGATTGCCGGATGACTTCTTTGCCTCGACGAACACCCGATCTAACGTCCTCCTACGAAGAATCTCACCGTCTCACGGTCACCTCCCAAGGTGATGGTCAATTGGTAGATGCCCGCCGCCAGGTCGGAAGTCTCAATGCGGGCTTGGTCGCCCGTGGGCGTGAATGCGCGGATAACCCGACCGGAAGCGTCCAGGACCATGGCGTGTTGGTCCATCGTGGCTTGGGGCCAGGAGACCAGTACGTGGTCCGGGGCGTTCCGCACGGTGAGCGTCATTTCGGACACTTCAGCTACCGAACTGGTGATCGAGGTGATCTCGATGCCATAGTCCTCTGTTTCACCGTACTCATAAGCGAAGCAAGGGTCGGTGGGACTTGGCTCGCTGCTCAGATGATACACCCCGCGCACACGCATGATCGTATTCCCGATAACAGCACTCATCGGTACAGTGAACGCGAAGGTGTGGGCTTGGCCCTCGGTCGTATTGATGAACTCCCCAAGTTTCTCGGACGAGCTGAAGATGTGGTCCCCATTGTAGTCGATCCATGCGGCATAGTTGTCATCCGTGAAATCGCCGCTCGTAATGATGATGGAATATGAACCACCTTGGTTCAACGACGTGGACATCGCCGTATAATCCACGTAACCCGGTCCCGATACCGATCCGCTGCCTGTATTGTTGATCGTGCCGAGCACCACCCCGTCAATAAAGTCACCATCGGAAGGACCGGAGCCGGACGTGGGGATGCAGATGGTGGTCGGTCCGCTATCGCATCCGGTGGAGTTGAGCAGTTCGGCCCGTGATCCGTTCAGTACCCCGGACATCACGGTGGCCTGCCCCGTGGTGAACATCATGGTGCAATTACTGTAATCCATGAAATTCTCGTATTGGGTCAACGTGCTGCACCGCATCAGGTTCTGGTTGCTGCAGCTGAAGGTGGGTTGGTCCGTGGCGGGAGTGTCGCTGATACCATCGCCAGGCGAGCAGTTGCCATTGCCCCAAGGGTGGTCCAAACCGAGGT
Coding sequences:
- the pfkA gene encoding 6-phosphofructokinase; this translates as MSDTERSVSHIGVFTSGGDAPGMNAAIRAVVRTAHFHGLAVSGIYGGYDGLIEDEVRKMEVRDVSNIIQRGGTILRSARSAAFHTVEGRSLAKATLDRHGIDGIVAIGGDGTFRGAAQFSREHGVPVVGITGTIDNDLAGTDTTIGFDTATNTAMEAVDRIRDTASSHDRMFFVEVMGRTCGAIALQCGIAAGAEYIMVPERDQGIDELIAALEHAETSKSSVIVIVAEGDEEGGAYEVARKVKERYHHYDTRVSVLGHVQRGGNPSVADRILASRSGVAAVEALIAGHTDTMVGERLGKIALIPFTVVLGKTKQLEEDLLRILHILSI
- a CDS encoding TonB-dependent receptor produces the protein MKRVFELIILLIFAIPAFAVSAGTDVKTSLTGKVTDKATDETIPGAEVYFPDLRTGAVTDINGNYAVHDLPVTKALVKVSMVGYATITMTIDLSTVTTMDFALPGSVTEMHDVVVTGTSKATELKRDPVPMAMVSRTFLRENASSNAIETLGKVPGVSTVSTGPNVSKPYIRGLGGNRVLTLFDGVRQEGQQWGEEHGVEVDQFLVDRVEVVKGPASLMYGSDALAGVINLLPAPPVPVGTLKGSVLGAYDTNNKGINGSVNIDGNNGKLLYGGRISGKTASDYQNRYDGHVYGTKFREKDVDGYVGINRAWGFARLNVSAYDNVQEVPDGSRDSTSRRFTYQVDEADTVRPIVPDPVLNSYDISTLHQRVQYYRAYSMASFNLGDSRLTANLGFSRSIRREYTHPGHADLAGLYLSLSTFSYDLKYHFAEHNGWEPTVGLNGMYQANDASKGTELVVPNYYQFDIGPFVHVKKILGKFDFSGGLRYDIRDYHGDAMYTRTDPVTGFDVSTEPVPGDTNIVKQFDPYVHTFSGGSGSIGAAWNVNDRLTFKANIGRGYRAPSAAETSAKGVHPGTGLQQLGEANLKPEFNLQEDLGFFYDGTHVSASVELFNNAIQNYVYNEKLASMSGGDSLFTQGSTDYPVFKFRQTTAQLYGGEISIDIHPHPLDQLHFENTLSVVLAENRGGSGASLSDSTRYLPLIPPLHTNTELRWDMPKGIGRFKRMFAKVGVQVYAAQDRFFGAYGTETYTPGYTLLDAGIGGDVVNKTGRTLFTVTLLGSNLADIGYQSNMSRLKYMDDYPVNGTGRNGIYNMGRYVSIKVVVPIDLKKKEALTVQ
- the purE gene encoding 5-(carboxyamino)imidazole ribonucleotide mutase, producing the protein MIGIIMGSRSDLETMREAVDTVKEFGVEYEVTVVSAHRTPDRMVAYAKGAADRGLKVIIAGAGGAAHLPGMVASLTILPVIGVPIKSRNSIDGWDSLLSILQMPAGVPVATVALNGARNAGLLAVQILATSNEKLAEKLAAFKGEQEDKVKEGIKAMRQQFPNGFDK
- a CDS encoding 5-(carboxyamino)imidazole ribonucleotide synthase; this encodes MERPRRIALLGGGQLGRMFIENALRYDVEVHVLDPDPECPCAHLASSFTQGRFDDHDTVLHFAADADVVGIEIEHVSTEALEELESQGKTVIPSSATLRTIQDKGLQKEFYVKHGIPTSSFVLIDNPSEIATHAGFLPAFLKTRTGGYDGKGVMPITNTTDIANAFDGPCVLEKRIPIAKELAVIAVRGADGNTVVYDPVEMVFDPALNMVDVLLAPGRCDASVLRRAKQLGTAVADAFGAPGIYAVEMFLTPDDQLVVNETAPRAHNSGHFTIEACASSQYDQLLRAYMGWPAGDTRMHGEAAMVNIVGEGGTGAPQLLGTEELLEVPGTFIHLYGKHETRTGRKMGHVTVVAPTQKRVDQAISIIKAHGKMVPAQQKTETRGARAPVKQTRQ
- a CDS encoding PorT family protein, translating into MHSRSIPLLLAILAYPLIGQAQRPSRSGLGYMGGPQAATWRSEAVNYRPVPGFVAGLYVPIWAGNRVEIQPELLISLQGAARDLPDGGRSTMRNVSAIVPVSLKLFLSPTFQIQAGVQGGYLILAKADGTDISDQVSQLDLGLNIGLGIGTMSGIDLTLRYFTGLSNTLAEDRALYPSNRTLQLTIGHRFMQFSRKRHRR